The sequence below is a genomic window from Streptomyces sp. NBC_00289.
ACGACGAGTGGGCGATCCGCCCGGCGAGGCCGGGCGGCGACCATCGTTGCACGCACCATCCACCTGGCCGTTCGGGGCCCCCGGTGCGGGGTCGCGAGGGAAGCGCAGGTGCTGCGTCCGGTGTGCCGAGAGCTACTCGAAGCGCGTGGCGTCCCCCGCGCCGTACCGGATGATCTCGGCCTCGCCGCCGGAGAAGTCGATGACCGTCGTCGGCTCGGTGCCGCAGTCACCGGAGTCGACCACCGCGTCCAGGACGTGGTCCAGCCGGTCCTTGATCTCCCAGCCCTGCGTCAGCGGCTCGTCCTCGTCCGGCAGGAGGAGGGTGCTCGACAGGAGCGGCTCCCCGAGCTCGGCCAGCAGGGCCTGGGTGACGACGTGGTCGGGGATGCGCACGCCGACCGTCTTCTTCTTCGGATGCTGGAGCACGCGCGGCACCTCCCTCGTCGCGGGCAGGATGAAGGTGTAGCTGCCCGGGGTGGACGCCTTGATCGCGCGGAACACGTCGTTGTCGATCCGCACGAACTGGCCCAGCTGCGCGAAGTCCTGGCACACGAGCGTGAAGTGGTGCCGGTCGTCCAGCTTGCGGATCGTACGGATCCGGTCGATACCGTCGCGGCTGCCCAGTCGGCTGCCCAGCGCGTAGCAGGAGTCCGTCGGATACGCGATCAGCGCGTCGGCGCGGATCATGTCGGCGACCTGGGCGATGGTGCGCGGTTGCGGGTTGTCGGGGTGCACGTCGAAGTACTTCGCCATTCACCGAGCTTATGCCGTACGGGTGCTCCGCCCGCGCAGGCGGTGTCACGGCGGCCCGCACACCGACGCCGTACGCTCCGCGCATGGATCACGACACCGTACGGCTGGAGACACCCGCCACCCCGTCCGCTCCCGCGCTCGTCCTGCGCCCCTGGCGCCCCGAGGACGCCGACGACCTGGCGTCCGCGAGTCGGGACGAGCTGCTGCGCCGCTGGGTGACGTCCGTCGCGGACGACCGGGAGAGCGCCGCACGCTGGCTGCGGGAGCAGCGGCACGGCTGGGAGACGGGGACCCGCTACGCCTTCGCGGTCGTCGAGCGGCTGGGCGAGGCGGCCGACGGGCCACTCGTCGGTCACACGGTCCTCAAGCGCCGCCTCCCGGACACCTCGGTGGCCGAGGTCGGCTATTGGACGGCCGCACACGCCCGTGGCCGGGGCGTCGCGCCGCGAGCCCTGGACACCCTGACGGAGTGGGCGTTCACCGTCTTCGCCGGCGACGGGCTCACGCGTCTCGAACTCGTCCACCAGGCGGACAACACGGCGTCCTGCCGGGTCGCGGAGAAGTGCGGGTACACGTTCGGCTCGCTGCTGCCCGCCGCTCCGCCGGCCTTCCCGCGGGACGGCCATGTCCACGCCTGCGTTCGCGGCGCCGAGCGAAGGGCACGCGTGGGGTAACGTCCGCGGACGGTGGACGAGGCAACCCGCGAGGAGAAGGCCGACATGGCTGGCCGAGAGGACGGAATCCCCCCGACGACAGACCGCACGACAGACCGCACGAGGGACGGTGCGACAGAGCGCACGGCGGAGAGCGCGAGAGAGGGCGGGCACGTGGACACGCCGTGGGCCCAGGGACTGCTCGAGCATCTGCGGCCGACCGGTCGTGACCTCCGCAGGCTCGTCGCCTGGCTCGCCGACACGGTGCACGGCACGGCCTCCCTCCAGGACCACACCGGCGCCCTCCTCGCCGGCCCGCGTACGGCCTTGCGGCAGGACCTGGTCGCGGACCTCGTCACCGGCCGGATCGCCTCCGCCGCCTGGGACGACCAGGGACAGCACCTGCGCCTGGTCAGGGTCGCGCATCCGCACACCTCGTCGGCCTGGGTGCTGGCGGTCTCGCGCGAGGCCCCGTTCGACCGGCGGGCCTCCGAGATCGTCACGCACACCGCCCAGGTCGTCGAACTCCTGCTGCGGGCACGGGAGGCCACCGAGGCCGCACGGCGGCTGGAGCTGGCGGCGGCCGATCTGCGGCTGGCGATCCTCCAGCTGCTGATGGTGGAGGACACCGTCTCGGCGCGCCGTGTCGCCGCGGGCCTGTGGCCGGGGCTGCTCGACACGGACACGGCGTGCGTCTACGTCGTGGAGAGCGGCCCCGGGGAACGCGACGCGCTCGCCGCCGAGTGCCGCGACATCACGGCGGAACGGGCCCTGGTCGTGCGCTGCCCGGCCATGGACCGGCACGTGATCGTCGTGACCCCCGGCGAAGCCGCGGGGGAGGAGCTCCGCTCACTGATCGGCCGGCGCCCCGGCACGTTCCTCGGCGGCAGCGTCCGGCAGAGCCTGGCCCGGACCGCCACCGCCTACGGGCAGGCCGTGAGTGCCCTCGCCGTCGCCCGGTTCCGGCCGGACAAGACGGCGGTGTACGCCGAACGCACCCACCCGGAACGGCTGATGGACCCGGAGGCACTGCGGGTCTGGACCACCCAGGTGCTGCGCTCGCTCGACGTCCTGCCCCACCACACC
It includes:
- a CDS encoding helix-turn-helix domain-containing protein produces the protein MAGREDGIPPTTDRTTDRTRDGATERTAESAREGGHVDTPWAQGLLEHLRPTGRDLRRLVAWLADTVHGTASLQDHTGALLAGPRTALRQDLVADLVTGRIASAAWDDQGQHLRLVRVAHPHTSSAWVLAVSREAPFDRRASEIVTHTAQVVELLLRAREATEAARRLELAAADLRLAILQLLMVEDTVSARRVAAGLWPGLLDTDTACVYVVESGPGERDALAAECRDITAERALVVRCPAMDRHVIVVTPGEAAGEELRSLIGRRPGTFLGGSVRQSLARTATAYGQAVSALAVARFRPDKTAVYAERTHPERLMDPEALRVWTTQVLRSLDVLPHHTRAELLATTRLGLEFTAVSAAKVLGVSRNTVRARMERVEGLLRTDFSDLTVRAVVHLALNTQVGLGEEAVDGGTRQAGQPQVGDLLAGPGLRTWACDLLGRLDTDARDLRRTLRTWIAAGGNAERAAQTLGVHAQTVREHVRSAEPVLERQLLSAGSDLYEVVVAHVATGDLRPPALDRAKPGH
- a CDS encoding GNAT family N-acetyltransferase; the encoded protein is MDHDTVRLETPATPSAPALVLRPWRPEDADDLASASRDELLRRWVTSVADDRESAARWLREQRHGWETGTRYAFAVVERLGEAADGPLVGHTVLKRRLPDTSVAEVGYWTAAHARGRGVAPRALDTLTEWAFTVFAGDGLTRLELVHQADNTASCRVAEKCGYTFGSLLPAAPPAFPRDGHVHACVRGAERRARVG
- a CDS encoding L-threonylcarbamoyladenylate synthase, whose protein sequence is MAKYFDVHPDNPQPRTIAQVADMIRADALIAYPTDSCYALGSRLGSRDGIDRIRTIRKLDDRHHFTLVCQDFAQLGQFVRIDNDVFRAIKASTPGSYTFILPATREVPRVLQHPKKKTVGVRIPDHVVTQALLAELGEPLLSSTLLLPDEDEPLTQGWEIKDRLDHVLDAVVDSGDCGTEPTTVIDFSGGEAEIIRYGAGDATRFE